The proteins below are encoded in one region of Lactuca sativa cultivar Salinas chromosome 3, Lsat_Salinas_v11, whole genome shotgun sequence:
- the LOC111893926 gene encoding methyl-CpG-binding domain-containing protein 5, translated as MPNSESLAADGDQATPITIPSESEDQVVTPDPLLGSGSFIDPNNGGDQNQKQNASKETENASANPDSIHLKYTRPSWLPENFEMILRKRTSGATEGTVDRYYIAPSGQRLRSKNEVLTFLETGAKRKKTTPSTPNSDDAASEGSAPRSKKKTSARKKVHAAFSFDFRNPPEKVSWCLTYATEDVWSPRIGDWELPLATKQEWASVFNHVCQS; from the exons ATGCCTAATTCAGAATCGCTTGCCGCCGACGGCGACCAAGCAACGCCGATTACAATCCCGTCGGAGTCCGAAGATCAGGTTGTTACACCAGACCCACTTCTGGGATCCGGATCATTCATAGATCCGAACAACGGAGGAGACCAGAATCAGAAGCAGAATGCCTCCAAGGAAACAGAGAACGCATCAGCAAACCCTGACTCCATTCATCTGAAATATACCCGGCCTTCATGGCTGCCGGAAAATTTTGAAATGATACTGCGAAAACGTACTTCTGGTGCCACCGAGGGCACCGTTGACAGG TACTATATCGCACCATCGGGCCAACGTTTGCGCTCCAAAAACGAAGTCCTCACCTTTCTTGAAACTGGGGCCAAGCGAAAGAAGACAACTCCAAGTACTCCAAATTCCGATGATGCG GCATCCGAGGGTTCGGCGCCTCGTAGTAAAAAGAAGACAAGTGCAAGGAAAAAAGTTCATGCTGCTTTCAGTTTTGATTTCCGGAATCCTCCGGAAAAAGTTAGTTGGTGTTTGACATATGCGACGGAGGATGTTTGGTCTCCTAGGATTGGTGATTGGGAACTACCGCTTGCCACTAAGCAAGAGTGGGCCTCCGTTTTCAATCATGTATGCCAAAGTTAA